In the genome of Ancylomarina subtilis, one region contains:
- a CDS encoding phosphatase: MRISIIDLGTNTFNLLVAEITVDMQINILHRSKYPAKIGAGGINQNYITEEAKQRAHLALTEMKQIITEYQSVKTFGFATSAIRTAKNGEEFVTQIRRDFDIDVRIISGNREAELIYYGTREAVGLDEEIVAILDIGGGSNEIIIANSEKIFWKKSYPIGMTRLLEQFQPSDPIKIDELRNIETFLKEQLRDLIEAFQTYSVKTLIGSSGSFSTLRQVLLAEEKMEMETDKTHYHIKLEDFNSLHQRFLNSTLEERMQMQGMDMARVHLMVIASIFINFLVKESGVSILFQSAYALKEGALFDYIKRIKQSEKSVSSD, encoded by the coding sequence ATGCGTATCTCAATTATCGATTTGGGTACCAATACATTTAATTTGCTTGTCGCTGAAATTACAGTTGATATGCAAATCAATATACTCCATAGATCTAAATATCCGGCAAAAATTGGTGCTGGGGGGATCAACCAGAATTATATTACTGAAGAGGCTAAACAGCGAGCACATTTGGCTCTGACTGAGATGAAACAGATTATAACCGAATATCAATCGGTTAAAACCTTTGGATTTGCAACTTCTGCTATTCGCACAGCTAAAAATGGGGAAGAATTTGTCACCCAAATTCGTCGTGATTTTGATATCGATGTGAGGATTATTTCAGGTAACAGAGAGGCGGAGTTAATTTACTATGGAACTCGTGAGGCAGTTGGTTTGGATGAGGAGATTGTTGCGATTCTTGATATTGGTGGGGGCAGCAATGAAATTATTATTGCCAACTCAGAGAAAATATTTTGGAAGAAGTCTTATCCTATTGGGATGACGCGTTTGCTTGAACAATTTCAACCTTCTGACCCTATCAAAATAGATGAGTTAAGAAATATTGAAACTTTTCTTAAGGAACAACTTCGTGATTTAATCGAAGCTTTTCAAACCTATTCTGTCAAAACCTTGATCGGGTCATCGGGTTCTTTTTCAACTCTGCGTCAGGTTCTGCTTGCTGAAGAAAAAATGGAGATGGAGACTGATAAAACACATTATCATATTAAGCTGGAAGATTTTAATAGTCTGCATCAACGTTTTCTGAATTCGACTCTTGAAGAACGTATGCAGATGCAAGGTATGGATATGGCAAGAGTTCATTTGATGGTTATTGCCAGCATCTTTATTAATTTTCTGGTTAAGGAAAGCGGTGTGTCCATTTTGTTTCAATCGGCATATGCATTGAAGGAAGGGGCTTTATTTGATTACATTAAGAGGATAAAACAATCGGAAAAATCAGTATCTTCAGACTAG
- a CDS encoding PorV/PorQ family protein, with translation MQKYLVLIFFFFSGLTLLAQTTAPKYSNEFLSVGIGGRAFAMGNVAVASQGGVEAAYWNPANLVGLNRKYDVSVMHAEYFAGMAAYDYAGLGIKLDEKSALAFSVIRFGVDDIPNTLELIDKDGNVRYDLVTTFSAADYAFLFSYARNTKVQGLSIGGNVKVIYRHTGDFASAYGFGIDAAVSYKRGNWQLGALLRDASSTFNAWVFKTDNLEQVYDITGNEIPENSTEITLPRLILGVSRDFTLTDKVSVLAELDADLTFDGKRHVLVEGDPMSVDPHLGLEFRYESLIYLRMGVGNIQREMDFNQKESIVFQPNLGLGIHYKGFRLDYALTDIGDQSIAKYSNVFSLSYTFN, from the coding sequence ATGCAGAAATACCTAGTTTTAATATTCTTCTTTTTTTCAGGATTGACCTTATTAGCTCAAACCACAGCGCCTAAATACAGTAATGAATTCCTTTCGGTGGGAATTGGAGGCCGTGCTTTTGCAATGGGGAACGTTGCTGTTGCCTCGCAAGGAGGTGTAGAGGCTGCTTATTGGAATCCTGCCAATTTGGTAGGATTGAATAGGAAATATGACGTTTCGGTTATGCACGCTGAATATTTTGCTGGGATGGCAGCATACGATTATGCGGGCTTGGGAATTAAACTGGATGAGAAAAGCGCTTTGGCTTTTAGTGTGATTCGCTTTGGTGTTGATGATATTCCCAATACGCTTGAACTGATTGATAAGGATGGAAATGTTCGCTACGATTTAGTGACGACTTTTTCGGCTGCTGACTACGCTTTCCTATTTTCTTATGCCAGGAATACCAAGGTTCAAGGTTTGTCAATCGGAGGGAATGTGAAGGTGATTTATCGGCATACGGGTGATTTTGCTTCAGCTTACGGTTTTGGTATTGACGCGGCTGTAAGCTATAAACGGGGCAATTGGCAATTGGGAGCTTTGTTGAGGGATGCCAGCTCGACCTTTAATGCCTGGGTGTTCAAAACCGACAATCTGGAACAGGTTTACGATATAACAGGAAACGAAATTCCAGAGAATTCAACGGAGATTACTTTACCCCGATTGATATTGGGCGTGAGTCGTGATTTTACATTGACAGACAAAGTTTCTGTTTTGGCAGAGTTGGATGCAGATCTAACCTTTGATGGGAAACGCCATGTTTTAGTAGAAGGTGACCCTATGAGTGTGGATCCCCATTTGGGTTTGGAATTTCGGTATGAATCTCTTATTTATTTACGTATGGGTGTGGGAAACATCCAACGTGAAATGGATTTTAATCAGAAAGAGTCAATTGTGTTTCAGCCTAATCTGGGTTTGGGAATTCATTACAAGGGGTTTCGTTTAGATTACGCACTGACTGATATTGGAGATCAGTCCATAGCCAAATATTCAAATGTCTTTTCACTGTCTTATACCTTTAATTAA
- a CDS encoding CDP-alcohol phosphatidyltransferase family protein, translating to MSITKHIPNTITCLNIFSGCVASLLAIEGYLFPAALFIILAAVFDFMDGLFARLLGAYSPMGKELDSLADMLSFGFAPACIAFSYLRLAVLGDSGAAFSPESLSYSQIAILLSAYLISIFSGLRLAKFNVDTRQTSSFIGVPTPANAMFWASLPIILHFGDYPMIESLLSNQWLIISAVLVTSYLLVAEIPMFALKVKSLKWQENQIRYLFLITLVILALLLKWLVIPLILFVYILFSLIDNLRK from the coding sequence ATGTCAATTACAAAACATATTCCCAACACCATTACCTGTTTAAATATTTTTTCAGGATGTGTTGCCAGCTTATTAGCCATAGAAGGTTATCTATTTCCGGCTGCCCTTTTCATTATACTAGCAGCTGTTTTTGACTTTATGGATGGTCTGTTTGCCAGACTACTGGGAGCTTACTCTCCAATGGGAAAAGAGTTGGATTCATTGGCCGATATGCTAAGTTTTGGTTTTGCACCAGCATGCATCGCTTTTTCTTACCTGCGTCTAGCCGTTCTGGGAGATAGTGGAGCTGCTTTCTCTCCTGAAAGCTTAAGTTATTCGCAAATAGCCATTCTCTTATCAGCTTATCTCATTTCAATCTTTTCAGGATTGCGATTAGCCAAATTTAATGTTGATACCCGCCAGACCAGTTCGTTTATTGGTGTTCCAACTCCGGCAAATGCCATGTTTTGGGCCTCATTACCCATTATTCTGCATTTTGGTGATTACCCAATGATTGAAAGTTTGCTTTCGAACCAATGGCTTATTATTTCAGCCGTTCTTGTCACATCATACCTGCTGGTTGCTGAAATTCCGATGTTCGCACTAAAAGTTAAAAGTCTGAAATGGCAAGAAAATCAGATTCGCTATTTATTTCTAATTACTCTGGTAATTTTAGCACTACTGCTTAAGTGGTTGGTTATCCCTCTTATTCTCTTTGTTTATATCTTGTTCTCATTGATTGATAATTTAAGA